A genome region from Hevea brasiliensis isolate MT/VB/25A 57/8 chromosome 7, ASM3005281v1, whole genome shotgun sequence includes the following:
- the LOC110644289 gene encoding uncharacterized protein LOC110644289, protein MDGEQQELQFLGFFGILKESFKIIVSWRKIFSQITLAFILPLSFLFLAHIQISQVLFFKIEDSLEYGNGLHHKNSHKISSEWIAFWLFKIAYFIVLLILSLLSTSAVVYTIACIYTSKPITFKKVMSVVPRVWKRLMVTFLWSFAIVFIYNVIAAAVIILWVVLHGGNTVFGVVIFVLLLIFYSVGFLYITIIWHLASVISVLEEIYGIKAMIKSRNLIKGKLGVAVALFILLGICFGGIQLLFEAFVVLEWPQDLGIRIGIGILCFLLLFKVILFWLVIQTVLYFVCKSYHHENIDKPSLSDHLDAYLLGYAPLKAANVRMEQLQA, encoded by the coding sequence ATGGACGGAGAGCAACAAGAGCTTCAGTTTCTTGGGTTCTTTGGAATCTTGAAAGAATCCTTCAAGATTATAGTTTCTTGGAGAAaaatttttagccagatcacccTTGCTTTTATTCTTCCTctctccttcctcttccttgCTCATATCCAAATCTCCCAGGTCCTTTTCTTCAAGATTGAAGATAGCTTAGAATATGGCAACGGACTCCATCACAAAAATTCCCATAAAATCTCCTCCGAATGGATTGCCTTCTGGCTTTTCAAGATCGCCTACTTCATTGTCCTTCTGATACTTTCCCTTCTCTCTACTTCTGCAGTTGTTTATACTATTGCTTGCATATATACTTCAAAGCCAATCACCTTCAAGAAGGTGATGAGCGTGGTGCCAAGAGTTTGGAAGAGGCTTATGGTCACTTTTCTGTGGAGTTTTGCTATAGTTTTTATCTATAATGTTATAGCAGCGGCAGTAATTATCTTGTGGGTGGTCCTTCATGGAGGTAATACTGTCTTTGGagttgtgatttttgtgcttctctTGATTTTCTACAGTGTTGGGTTCTTGTATATTACCATAATTTGGCATTTGGCAAGTGTGATTTCTGTTTTAGAGGAAATTTATGGGATCAAAGCCATGATCAAGAGCAGGAACTTGATAAAGGGTAAGCTTGGGGTTGCAGTGGCTCTTTTTATTTTGCTGGGGATTTGTTTTGGTGGAATTCAACTTCTTTTTGAGGCATTTGTGGTGCTGGAATGGCCACAAGACTTGGGAATCAGAATTGGAATTGGAATCCTTTGCTTCTTGTTGCTGTTTAAGGTGATTCTATTTTGGCTTGTGATCCAAACAGTTCTCTACTTTGTGTGCAAATCCTATCACCATGAGAATATTGATAAGCCCTCCTTATCAGATCATCTTGACGCTTATCTTTTGGGGTATGCTCCTTTAAAGGCAGCCAATGTCCGAATGGAGCAACTACAAGCATAG